A part of Larkinella insperata genomic DNA contains:
- a CDS encoding neutral/alkaline non-lysosomal ceramidase N-terminal domain-containing protein, translating to MKYLRILLKFLLGLVGIILLFLAVSLAPVSDTPYRQTDYYSQTRQRLLHLPKPPNPRSSLQAGWAKVNLTPSFTTPTGGYGVRRGEHWKTVSDSIYVRTVVLTNGSTKVALVALDLLITPPTVTDQLKKRLPEVGFRWENVFTGAIHSHNSLGGWAPGLVGGLFAGDFDQRVVDHVTNAVLKSITLAQRQLAPVEIGFTQIAAPELVYNRMNDEGKVDGNIRLLKLQKKTGESALLCTFGGHATIFRALDAQYLSRDYPGVLVDQLEKQTGSFALFMAGSVGSTGSKVREEKNVFSTIRTYADSLTNRIIPALPQLKTKPDSTLELLTLPLDLREPNARVVGDWRVRPWLFYSVYGDYPSDLKALRIGRTVLLGTPCDFSGELMANLLPLADRKKLNLMVTSFNGGYVGYITPDKYYHKQAYETQTMNWFGPENGAYFVEMMQGLLTRL from the coding sequence ATGAAATACCTGCGTATTCTCTTAAAATTCCTGCTGGGTCTGGTCGGCATCATCCTGCTTTTTCTGGCCGTCAGCCTGGCACCGGTCAGCGACACCCCCTACCGCCAAACTGATTATTATTCGCAGACCCGGCAACGACTTCTTCATCTGCCCAAGCCTCCTAACCCCCGAAGCAGTTTGCAGGCGGGTTGGGCCAAAGTCAACCTGACGCCTTCTTTTACCACGCCAACGGGTGGCTACGGGGTCCGCCGGGGAGAACACTGGAAAACGGTTTCCGATTCCATCTACGTCCGGACCGTTGTGCTGACCAACGGCAGCACCAAGGTAGCCCTTGTTGCCCTGGATCTCCTGATTACGCCCCCCACCGTAACAGACCAACTCAAAAAAAGATTGCCGGAAGTCGGTTTTCGGTGGGAGAATGTATTCACCGGGGCCATTCACAGCCACAACAGCCTGGGCGGCTGGGCTCCCGGCCTGGTCGGCGGGCTCTTCGCGGGCGATTTTGACCAGCGGGTGGTTGATCATGTTACCAATGCCGTCTTGAAATCAATTACGCTGGCGCAGCGGCAACTCGCACCGGTGGAAATTGGTTTTACGCAGATTGCAGCTCCCGAACTGGTGTACAACCGCATGAACGACGAAGGAAAAGTAGACGGTAACATCCGGCTTTTGAAGCTTCAGAAAAAGACCGGTGAATCGGCGCTGCTTTGCACCTTTGGCGGCCACGCTACCATCTTCCGGGCTTTGGATGCGCAGTACCTGAGCCGCGACTACCCGGGCGTGCTGGTCGATCAACTGGAAAAACAAACGGGAAGCTTCGCTTTGTTTATGGCCGGATCGGTGGGGAGCACGGGCTCGAAAGTGCGGGAAGAAAAAAACGTTTTCAGCACCATCCGGACCTACGCCGACAGCCTGACAAACCGGATCATCCCCGCCCTGCCCCAATTGAAGACTAAACCGGACAGTACGCTGGAACTGCTAACCCTGCCGCTCGACCTGCGCGAACCCAACGCCCGCGTCGTTGGAGACTGGCGGGTGCGGCCCTGGCTGTTTTATTCCGTTTACGGCGATTACCCGTCCGATCTGAAAGCGCTGCGAATTGGTCGAACGGTGTTGCTCGGCACGCCCTGCGACTTCTCGGGGGAGCTGATGGCCAATCTTCTGCCGCTGGCCGACCGGAAGAAACTCAACCTGATGGTTACGAGCTTTAACGGCGGTTATGTCGGTTACATTACTCCCGACAAATATTACCACAAACAGGCTTACGAAACGCAAACCATGAACTGGTTTGGACCCGAAAATGGCGCATACTTCGTGGAAATGATGCAGGGTCTGCTGACCCGGCTGTAA
- a CDS encoding MlaE family ABC transporter permease, with amino-acid sequence MQASTTPSKSDSSTKPVVTRRLDRMFLALSDVSSFIAQFFKEVFVPPYEGKEIVRQCYEVGVRSLPLISMTGFITGIVFTNQSRPSLATFGATSWLPSLISIALVRALAPLVTALIASGRVGSNIGAELGSMRVTEQIEAMEVSGTNPFKFLVVSRVLATTFMIPTLAMFFILLGMLGSYVNVHQNEATSFMTFVDQFFSSISFLDINSTVIKSIVFGFTIGMVGSYKGYHSSKGTEGVGRAANSSVVTSMFLVFIEELLALQIVNAIREV; translated from the coding sequence ATGCAAGCCAGCACAACCCCATCAAAAAGTGACTCGTCGACCAAACCGGTGGTTACCCGGCGGCTCGATCGTATGTTCCTGGCGCTGAGCGATGTGTCATCGTTTATTGCGCAATTTTTTAAAGAAGTATTTGTTCCGCCCTATGAAGGCAAGGAGATCGTCCGGCAATGTTACGAGGTGGGCGTTCGTTCGCTGCCTCTGATTTCAATGACGGGTTTTATCACCGGGATTGTGTTCACTAACCAGTCGCGTCCGTCGCTGGCTACGTTTGGGGCTACCTCCTGGCTACCCTCGCTGATTTCCATCGCGCTGGTGCGGGCGCTGGCCCCGCTGGTGACGGCCCTGATCGCTTCCGGGCGGGTCGGGTCCAACATCGGGGCCGAGCTGGGCTCGATGCGCGTCACGGAGCAGATTGAAGCCATGGAAGTATCGGGAACGAATCCGTTTAAATTTCTGGTTGTCAGCCGGGTATTGGCTACTACCTTCATGATTCCCACGCTGGCCATGTTTTTTATTTTGCTGGGGATGCTTGGCTCTTACGTCAACGTCCACCAGAATGAAGCCACCAGCTTCATGACGTTTGTCGATCAATTCTTTAGCTCAATTTCTTTTCTGGACATTAACTCGACCGTAATCAAATCGATTGTTTTCGGATTTACAATCGGTATGGTGGGGTCGTATAAGGGGTATCATTCCTCGAAGGGGACAGAAGGCGTTGGTCGGGCGGCTAACTCGTCGGTGGTAACCTCGATGTTTCTGGTCTTTATCGAAGAATTGCTGGCTCTGCAGATTGTAAATGCCATTCGTGAAGTATAG
- a CDS encoding ABC transporter ATP-binding protein: MDSKQPRLNDQRERVIVIRDLKISFGDLHVLRGVDLDLYQGENLVVLGRSGTGKSVLIKIISGLLEPDEGSVNVLGQDVNQLNSRELDALRLKIGFSFQSSALYDSMTVRENLEFPLIRNVRNLSRAEINKAVEEALEDVGLSQTINQMPSELSGGQRKRIGIARTLILKPQIMLYDEPTAGLDPITSNEINNLINEVQERHNTSSIIITHDLTCAKTVGDRIAMLLDGRFERQGTFEEIFEDPNDERVKQFYEYNFVD; the protein is encoded by the coding sequence ATGGATTCGAAACAACCGCGACTTAACGATCAGAGAGAACGGGTTATCGTAATCCGGGACCTGAAAATCTCGTTTGGCGATCTGCACGTACTTCGGGGGGTCGATTTGGATTTATACCAGGGTGAGAACCTGGTTGTGCTGGGTCGTTCCGGTACTGGAAAGTCGGTCTTGATTAAGATCATTTCCGGTCTGCTGGAGCCCGACGAAGGGTCGGTGAATGTACTGGGGCAGGATGTGAACCAGCTGAACAGCCGGGAGTTGGACGCGCTGCGGCTCAAAATCGGGTTTTCGTTTCAGAGTAGCGCCTTGTACGACAGCATGACCGTTCGCGAAAATCTGGAGTTTCCGCTGATCCGAAACGTTCGCAACCTGAGCCGCGCAGAAATCAACAAAGCCGTTGAAGAAGCCCTGGAGGATGTTGGATTAAGCCAGACCATTAACCAAATGCCATCGGAACTCTCGGGCGGGCAACGGAAACGGATCGGGATTGCCCGCACCCTGATTCTGAAACCGCAGATCATGCTCTACGATGAGCCAACGGCGGGGCTGGACCCCATAACATCCAACGAGATTAACAACCTCATCAACGAGGTACAGGAGCGCCACAATACGTCTTCGATCATCATCACGCACGACCTGACCTGCGCCAAAACCGTCGGTGACCGGATTGCGATGCTGCTCGACGGCCGGTTTGAACGGCAGGGTACGTTCGAAGAAATTTTTGAAGATCCGAACGATGAGCGCGTAAAACAGTTTTATGAGTACAACTTTGTTGATTGA
- a CDS encoding MlaD family protein, whose amino-acid sequence MKAAENKRAISVGIFVFIGIVILVTGIMVLGGKQKRFVKSIRVNAIFNNVGGLQSGANVWFSGVKVGTVRRIQFYGNSQVEVTMNIEEDVQQYIRKDAQAALSTDGLIGNKIVEIVGGSTNSPVVEDGDILHSKAALNTEEIMTTLQANNNNLLRVTTDAKKILDEVLKGKGVAGAVLRDSTIAIRFKNTMTNLQSASSSAAQVTRSLSSASGSLNQFAAKLNTKGTLANDLVSDTAIVRDLRASSARLRAVSNTAVEATDNVRRATEKLNNNNNALGSLLNDEVVNRDLKSTIHNLETSSQKLDENMEALQHNFLFRGFFRRRAKEQAKQKSATAAQSPADTNVQK is encoded by the coding sequence ATGAAAGCTGCAGAAAATAAGCGGGCCATTTCCGTCGGTATTTTTGTGTTTATCGGCATCGTTATTCTGGTGACCGGAATCATGGTGCTGGGCGGAAAACAAAAACGGTTTGTCAAAAGCATCCGGGTAAATGCCATTTTTAACAACGTAGGCGGTTTGCAGTCCGGGGCCAACGTCTGGTTCTCCGGGGTAAAAGTCGGTACCGTTCGTCGCATTCAGTTTTACGGCAACTCCCAGGTTGAAGTGACGATGAACATTGAGGAAGATGTTCAGCAGTACATTCGCAAAGACGCCCAGGCGGCTTTGAGTACGGATGGTCTGATCGGGAACAAGATCGTGGAAATTGTCGGCGGTAGTACCAACTCTCCCGTTGTGGAAGACGGCGATATCCTGCATTCCAAGGCGGCACTCAACACCGAAGAAATCATGACGACCCTGCAGGCCAACAACAACAACCTGCTGCGGGTGACGACCGACGCCAAAAAGATTCTGGATGAAGTGCTGAAAGGCAAAGGCGTTGCGGGGGCCGTACTGCGGGACTCAACCATCGCCATCCGGTTCAAGAATACTATGACCAACCTGCAATCGGCTTCCAGCAGTGCGGCTCAGGTTACCCGTTCGTTAAGCTCGGCTTCCGGCTCGCTGAACCAGTTTGCGGCCAAACTCAACACCAAGGGCACGCTGGCGAACGACCTGGTTTCGGATACGGCAATTGTGCGGGATTTGCGGGCGTCGTCAGCCCGGTTGCGGGCCGTGTCGAACACCGCCGTCGAAGCCACCGACAACGTACGACGCGCAACGGAAAAGCTGAACAACAACAACAATGCCCTCGGGTCTTTGCTGAACGACGAAGTTGTGAACCGGGACCTCAAAAGCACGATTCATAACCTGGAAACGAGCAGCCAGAAGCTCGATGAGAACATGGAAGCGTTGCAACACAACTTCCTGTTCCGTGGCTTCTTCCGGCGCCGGGCCAAAGAGCAGGCCAAGCAAAAGAGCGCTACGGCAGCCCAGTCCCCGGCCGACACGAATGTGCAGAAGTAA
- the murI gene encoding glutamate racemase, whose amino-acid sequence MAPTQPIGVFDSGYGGLTVLKSIVRQLPQYDYVYLGDNARTPYGTRSFETVYHYTLECVQHLFAMGCRLVILACNTASAKALRNIQQLDLPVIAPDRRVLGVIRPTTEVIGRYSKTGHVGILATRGTVTSESYTVEIEKFFPDLSVYQEACPMWVPLVENGEHDGPGADYFVKKHLERLLEQSPEMDTLLLACTHYPLLLPKIRRFAPDNLTILSQGDIVAHSLADYLHRHPEIDAQCTKGHSLKFYTTDSAEEFEQKATLFWGEPVQANWLKL is encoded by the coding sequence ATGGCTCCAACTCAACCCATTGGTGTGTTCGACTCCGGTTACGGTGGTCTGACGGTATTGAAATCCATCGTTCGGCAGTTGCCCCAGTATGATTACGTTTACCTGGGCGATAACGCCCGCACGCCCTACGGCACCCGCTCGTTCGAAACGGTGTATCACTACACACTCGAATGCGTTCAGCACTTGTTTGCGATGGGTTGCCGTTTGGTGATCCTGGCCTGTAACACGGCTTCGGCCAAGGCGCTACGAAACATTCAACAGCTCGATTTGCCCGTTATTGCGCCGGATCGGCGGGTGTTGGGCGTTATCCGGCCCACAACGGAAGTAATCGGGCGGTATTCGAAAACCGGGCACGTCGGAATTCTGGCAACGCGCGGAACGGTTACGTCGGAATCGTACACGGTTGAGATTGAAAAGTTTTTTCCGGACCTGAGTGTCTACCAGGAAGCGTGCCCGATGTGGGTACCGCTGGTTGAAAATGGCGAGCACGACGGCCCCGGAGCTGATTACTTCGTCAAAAAACACCTGGAGCGACTTCTGGAGCAATCGCCGGAGATGGACACCCTCTTGCTGGCTTGTACACATTACCCGCTGCTGCTGCCCAAAATCCGGCGGTTTGCACCTGACAATTTAACAATTCTGAGCCAGGGGGATATTGTGGCCCACAGCCTGGCGGATTACCTGCATCGCCATCCGGAAATCGACGCTCAATGCACCAAAGGCCATAGCCTGAAGTTTTACACAACTGACTCGGCGGAAGAATTCGAACAGAAAGCCACGTTGTTCTGGGGGGAACCCGTCCAGGCTAACTGGCTGAAACTGTAA
- a CDS encoding pirin family protein has protein sequence MIQRTIQAVITPQAQRLGPLTMHQPLPANGLDQLDPFLLLHHHGPTTFSAHNSGLPFGPHPHRGFETVTFIYEGDVRHRDSSGFSSTIQTGGIQWMTTGRGLVHSEGSSEEFREKGGPVELIQLWTNLPARFKGVDPHYVGLQKDAIPDLTLDDGNVTVAVTSGTWNDITGPIQPVYDVELANVTLLPGGSFVRQVETSRTVLFYLLNGSVVVNGREVSGRALVVFNNDGDELHVRATDNSRILLGSAEPINEPVVSHGPFVMNTEQEIRQAVMDYQSGRMGTLTD, from the coding sequence ATGATTCAGCGTACCATTCAGGCCGTCATCACACCGCAGGCCCAGAGACTTGGCCCTCTGACGATGCATCAGCCGCTTCCGGCCAACGGGCTCGACCAGCTTGATCCCTTTTTACTGTTGCACCACCACGGTCCGACAACGTTTTCCGCTCACAACAGCGGCCTGCCGTTCGGACCGCACCCGCACCGGGGGTTTGAAACCGTAACGTTTATTTACGAGGGTGACGTGCGGCACCGCGACAGCAGCGGTTTTTCGAGCACCATCCAGACCGGCGGCATTCAATGGATGACGACGGGCCGGGGGCTGGTGCATTCGGAAGGGTCGTCCGAAGAGTTCCGGGAAAAGGGCGGGCCGGTTGAGCTCATTCAGCTCTGGACGAACCTACCGGCCCGGTTTAAAGGCGTTGACCCGCACTACGTGGGTTTGCAAAAAGATGCGATTCCTGACCTGACGCTCGACGACGGCAACGTGACGGTAGCCGTTACGTCCGGAACCTGGAACGACATTACCGGCCCGATCCAGCCAGTTTATGACGTCGAACTGGCGAACGTAACCCTGCTGCCGGGTGGTTCGTTTGTCCGCCAGGTGGAGACTTCCCGGACTGTTTTGTTCTACCTTCTGAACGGGTCTGTGGTGGTCAACGGACGCGAAGTAAGTGGTCGGGCGCTGGTGGTTTTCAACAACGACGGTGACGAACTGCACGTCCGGGCGACAGACAACTCGCGTATTCTGCTCGGTTCGGCCGAACCCATCAACGAGCCGGTGGTCTCGCACGGCCCTTTTGTGATGAATACCGAACAGGAAATTCGTCAGGCCGTGATGGACTACCAGAGCGGGCGAATGGGGACGCTCACGGATTAA
- the tatC gene encoding twin-arginine translocase subunit TatC has translation MKPIDQEFDSENEVEDGSEMTFLEHLEELRWHLVRAVASIAVFAILAFIYIREIYDLVILGPSSPDFWTYRMMCKLSEKTGFTDLCVDKLNFTLQSREVGGQFTMGLTASLMIGLLFAFPYAFWELWRFIVPGLRTSERRAARGAVFFVTTLFFSGVLFGYYIVSPLALNFLANFQLDPRIVNEFDITSYISTLATLTLGCGLTFQMPIVAFVLSKIGFLTPNFMREYRRHALVVILIVAAVITPSPDIYSQILVAMPLALLYEVSIWVSGYVQRMRIKDEQALMKSDGYED, from the coding sequence ATGAAGCCCATAGACCAAGAATTTGATAGCGAGAACGAGGTGGAAGACGGGTCAGAGATGACCTTCCTTGAGCATTTAGAGGAGCTTCGGTGGCACCTTGTCCGGGCGGTGGCGTCAATTGCCGTGTTTGCTATTCTGGCTTTTATCTACATTCGTGAAATTTACGATCTTGTTATTTTAGGACCTTCCAGTCCCGATTTCTGGACGTATCGGATGATGTGCAAGTTGTCCGAAAAAACAGGCTTTACGGATTTGTGTGTCGATAAACTGAACTTTACCCTTCAAAGCCGTGAGGTTGGCGGTCAGTTTACAATGGGTTTGACAGCCTCCCTGATGATTGGGTTGTTGTTTGCTTTTCCGTATGCTTTCTGGGAATTATGGCGGTTTATTGTGCCGGGTTTACGTACTTCCGAGCGCCGGGCAGCCCGGGGAGCCGTGTTTTTTGTAACGACCCTCTTTTTCTCGGGTGTCCTGTTCGGATACTACATTGTATCGCCCCTGGCTCTAAACTTTCTGGCTAATTTCCAGCTCGACCCACGGATTGTCAACGAGTTTGATATTACGTCGTATATTTCTACGCTGGCTACGCTGACGTTGGGTTGCGGTCTGACCTTTCAGATGCCGATTGTGGCTTTTGTGCTTTCAAAAATTGGCTTCCTGACGCCAAACTTCATGCGCGAGTACCGTCGCCATGCGCTGGTGGTGATCCTGATCGTTGCGGCTGTCATTACGCCTTCACCGGATATTTACAGCCAGATTCTGGTTGCGATGCCGCTGGCCCTGCTCTATGAAGTTAGTATCTGGGTATCTGGCTACGTGCAGCGTATGCGGATTAAAGATGAGCAGGCGCTAATGAAGAGTGACGGTTACGAAGATTAA
- the glyA gene encoding serine hydroxymethyltransferase: protein MSTTATSVARDTQVFNLIAKEQHRQESGLELIASENFVSKQVMEAAGTVLTNKYAEGLPGKRYYGGCEVVDEIEQIAIDRVKELFGATWANVQPHSGAQANTAVFLACLKPGDTILGFDLSHGGHLTHGSPVNISGKYFRPMFYGVEKETGVINYDNVEETAQRERPKLMICGASAYSRDWDYARLRAIADSVGALLLADISHPAGLIAKGLLNDPMDYCHIVTTTTHKTLRGPRGGMIMMRNDFENPFGITTPKGELRLMSSLLDSGVFPGTQGGPLEHIIAAKAIAFGEALSDDFADYADQVKKNAQAMASAFLSRGYQIISGGTDNHLMLIDLRSKGLSGKLAENTLIKADITINKNMVPFDDKSPMVTSGMRVGTAAVTTRGMKESDMEQIVVYIDEVLMNHDNEAKLQVVREEINSWMKAFPLYS from the coding sequence ATGTCGACTACAGCCACCTCCGTTGCCCGTGATACGCAGGTATTTAACCTTATCGCCAAAGAGCAACACCGTCAGGAGTCCGGTCTTGAACTGATTGCTTCCGAAAACTTTGTATCCAAGCAGGTAATGGAAGCAGCCGGAACCGTCTTAACGAATAAATACGCCGAGGGCTTGCCCGGCAAACGGTATTACGGCGGATGCGAAGTGGTCGACGAAATTGAACAGATCGCCATTGACCGCGTCAAAGAATTGTTTGGAGCAACGTGGGCCAACGTACAGCCACACTCGGGTGCCCAGGCCAACACGGCGGTATTTCTGGCCTGTCTGAAACCGGGCGATACCATTCTGGGCTTCGACCTGTCGCACGGCGGTCACCTGACGCACGGGTCTCCGGTCAACATTTCCGGAAAATATTTCCGGCCGATGTTCTACGGCGTTGAAAAAGAAACGGGGGTGATCAACTACGATAACGTGGAAGAAACCGCCCAGCGCGAACGCCCGAAACTGATGATCTGCGGGGCGTCGGCTTACAGCCGTGACTGGGATTACGCCCGGCTGCGCGCCATTGCCGACTCGGTAGGCGCTTTGCTGCTGGCCGACATTTCGCACCCGGCGGGTCTGATCGCCAAAGGCTTGCTGAACGACCCGATGGATTACTGCCACATCGTAACCACGACCACCCACAAAACGCTGCGCGGTCCCCGGGGTGGGATGATCATGATGCGAAACGATTTCGAAAACCCGTTCGGCATTACTACCCCCAAAGGAGAACTTCGCCTGATGTCGTCGCTGCTCGATTCAGGGGTGTTCCCCGGCACGCAGGGTGGTCCGCTGGAACATATTATTGCCGCGAAAGCCATTGCGTTTGGCGAGGCTCTGTCCGACGATTTTGCGGACTACGCCGATCAGGTTAAGAAAAACGCGCAGGCCATGGCTTCGGCCTTCCTGTCGCGGGGCTACCAGATTATTTCCGGCGGTACGGATAACCACTTGATGCTGATCGACCTGCGCTCGAAAGGACTGTCGGGTAAACTGGCAGAAAACACGTTGATCAAAGCCGATATTACGATCAACAAAAACATGGTTCCGTTCGACGACAAATCCCCGATGGTGACGTCCGGTATGCGGGTTGGTACGGCCGCCGTTACAACGCGGGGCATGAAAGAATCTGACATGGAGCAAATTGTCGTATATATTGACGAGGTGTTGATGAACCACGACAACGAAGCCAAACTTCAGGTGGTGAGAGAAGAAATCAACTCCTGGATGAAAGCGTTTCCATTATATAGTTAA
- a CDS encoding AraC family transcriptional regulator, giving the protein MKALFEKIELGDHNSLRVIHLELPYFDAPWHFHPEYELTYIVSSHGKRFVGDHVEPFDAGDLVLLGPDLPHFWRNDDDYYGPESGHRAEAIVVQFAQLLGTNILPQLPETQALTTLLNRARYGLRFSAKKVREVQQAVESLLHCNGLERLLNLLLLLQQLADDPNALMLASDNYELKASQAETERMKRVLDFMLTHFREEIRVDDIASVAGMAPAAFCRYFRKRTRKSFIEYLNELRISHARKLLMQSDLSISQVGLECGFNNISHFHRQFKLHNGTTPLKYQSLQHNK; this is encoded by the coding sequence GTGAAAGCGTTGTTCGAAAAAATTGAATTAGGTGACCATAATTCTTTGCGGGTCATTCACCTGGAACTACCCTATTTCGATGCTCCCTGGCATTTCCACCCTGAATACGAACTGACGTACATCGTAAGCAGCCACGGGAAGCGCTTCGTCGGTGATCACGTAGAGCCCTTCGACGCGGGCGACCTGGTGCTTCTGGGACCGGACCTGCCGCATTTCTGGCGGAACGACGACGACTATTACGGCCCCGAGTCCGGGCACCGGGCGGAAGCCATCGTGGTGCAGTTTGCGCAGTTGCTTGGCACGAACATTCTCCCGCAACTTCCGGAAACACAGGCGCTGACAACCTTGCTGAACCGCGCCCGGTACGGCCTTCGGTTTAGCGCAAAAAAAGTCAGGGAAGTACAGCAGGCCGTGGAGAGTCTGCTGCATTGCAACGGCCTTGAACGGCTGCTGAACCTGCTGCTGCTACTTCAGCAACTGGCCGACGACCCTAATGCGCTGATGCTGGCCAGCGACAACTACGAACTGAAAGCCAGCCAGGCCGAAACCGAGCGCATGAAACGGGTTCTGGACTTCATGCTGACGCATTTTCGGGAAGAAATCCGGGTTGATGACATTGCCTCCGTGGCCGGTATGGCACCGGCGGCTTTCTGCCGGTATTTCCGAAAGCGAACTCGCAAGTCGTTTATTGAGTATTTGAACGAACTCCGGATTAGTCACGCCCGGAAACTACTGATGCAGTCCGACCTCAGCATCAGCCAGGTTGGACTGGAGTGCGGATTCAATAACATCTCTCATTTTCACCGGCAATTCAAGCTTCATAACGGTACAACTCCCCTGAAATACCAATCGCTTCAACATAATAAGTAG
- a CDS encoding phytanoyl-CoA dioxygenase family protein, which yields MQVTVDKGSLLRELDEEYVVSPEAIAFYRKNGYVKLKNVLSPDVLQYYGDVITHLVVKLNTLTKSMEERTTYERAFLQIMNLWREDATAREFVFSRRLAKIAADLMEVDGVRLYHDQALYKEPSGGFTPWHADQFYWPLSSPKTVTVWIPLQDTPMEMGPLAFAAQSQSVEIGRDMEISDESENVLQDELTRRNFQVNDTPFELGEVSYHAGWTFHRAGPNTSDMPRKVMTMIYMDQDQTITQPINTYQEADWTTWLASFPIGSKPESTLNPLLFQKQ from the coding sequence ATGCAAGTAACCGTCGACAAAGGTTCTCTGTTGCGGGAATTAGACGAGGAATACGTCGTCAGCCCGGAAGCCATTGCCTTCTATCGCAAAAACGGTTACGTTAAGTTAAAAAATGTACTTAGTCCCGACGTTCTTCAGTATTACGGTGACGTAATTACTCACCTGGTCGTTAAGCTCAACACCCTGACCAAATCGATGGAGGAGCGCACCACTTACGAACGGGCTTTTCTGCAAATCATGAACCTCTGGCGGGAGGATGCAACGGCCAGGGAGTTTGTCTTTTCGCGCCGACTGGCCAAAATTGCCGCCGATCTAATGGAGGTGGATGGCGTCCGGCTTTACCACGATCAGGCCCTTTACAAAGAACCTTCGGGCGGCTTTACGCCCTGGCACGCAGATCAGTTTTACTGGCCTTTATCATCGCCCAAAACCGTAACCGTCTGGATTCCGTTGCAGGATACACCAATGGAAATGGGACCGCTGGCGTTTGCGGCCCAGAGCCAGAGCGTCGAAATTGGCCGGGACATGGAAATCAGCGACGAAAGCGAAAACGTACTTCAGGATGAACTAACCCGCCGTAACTTTCAGGTTAACGATACGCCGTTCGAACTCGGTGAAGTGAGTTACCACGCGGGCTGGACGTTTCACCGCGCCGGTCCGAATACGTCAGACATGCCGCGGAAAGTGATGACGATGATCTACATGGATCAGGATCAGACCATAACCCAGCCGATTAACACCTACCAGGAAGCCGACTGGACAACCTGGCTGGCAAGTTTCCCGATCGGTAGCAAACCCGAAAGTACTCTAAACCCGCTTCTTTTTCAGAAGCAATAA